A region of Desulfonatronum thiodismutans DNA encodes the following proteins:
- a CDS encoding pyridoxal phosphate-dependent aminotransferase: MHIAQKIRSIPPSATLAVNAKAQELTAQGKKIISLAVGEPDFPTPEHVRQAAKDALDQGFTRYTPVPGIPALRKTVADYFAGIAGQGEVPAEATMICNGGKHALYNLFQALLEPGDPVLIPAPYWVSYPPMVLLAEGKPTVIPSTPERRFLITPEDLERHAPPGAQGARVLLLNSPSNPTGCHYSQDELDALIGWALERDIFVISDEIYDQLVYPPARPSSAVSWWVKFPDKIAVVNGLSKSMAMTGWRIGYVLAHPDLIKAMVRIQGQSTSNVCSITQKAALAALTGPMDSLREMRVAFQRRRDLALKKITSWPGVVCPKPDGAFYLFPRLDALFTKDRNDSAALCTYILERAGVALVPGVAFGDDRCVRFSYALDDETLITALDLVQNALLDA, translated from the coding sequence ATGCATATCGCCCAAAAAATTCGCTCCATTCCCCCGTCGGCCACCCTGGCCGTGAACGCCAAGGCTCAGGAACTGACGGCCCAAGGAAAAAAAATCATCAGCTTGGCCGTCGGCGAACCGGACTTTCCCACCCCCGAGCATGTTCGCCAAGCAGCCAAGGATGCCCTGGACCAGGGGTTCACCCGCTATACCCCGGTACCCGGCATTCCGGCCCTGCGCAAGACCGTGGCCGACTACTTCGCCGGAATCGCCGGCCAGGGCGAGGTGCCCGCCGAGGCAACCATGATCTGCAACGGCGGCAAGCATGCCCTGTACAACCTGTTCCAGGCCCTGTTGGAGCCCGGCGACCCGGTGCTGATTCCCGCGCCCTACTGGGTCAGTTACCCACCCATGGTGCTGCTGGCCGAAGGAAAGCCGACCGTCATCCCCTCCACCCCGGAGCGACGCTTTCTGATCACTCCGGAGGATCTGGAGCGCCACGCACCCCCAGGAGCCCAAGGCGCCAGGGTGCTCCTGCTCAATTCCCCCTCCAACCCCACCGGGTGTCACTATTCCCAGGATGAACTGGACGCCCTGATCGGCTGGGCCCTGGAGCGGGACATTTTCGTGATCTCCGATGAAATCTACGACCAACTGGTCTACCCCCCGGCCCGTCCCAGCAGCGCGGTCTCCTGGTGGGTCAAATTTCCGGACAAGATCGCCGTGGTCAACGGCCTGTCCAAGTCCATGGCCATGACCGGCTGGCGGATCGGGTACGTCCTGGCCCATCCGGACCTGATCAAGGCCATGGTCCGCATCCAGGGCCAGAGCACGTCCAACGTCTGCTCCATCACCCAGAAGGCCGCCCTGGCCGCCCTGACCGGCCCCATGGACAGCCTCCGGGAGATGCGCGTCGCGTTCCAGCGGCGCCGGGATCTGGCCCTGAAAAAGATAACCTCCTGGCCCGGTGTGGTCTGCCCCAAGCCGGACGGGGCCTTTTACCTGTTCCCTCGGCTGGACGCCCTGTTCACCAAGGACCGAAACGATTCCGCGGCTCTGTGTACGTACATCCTGGAGCGGGCCGGCGTGGCCCTGGTTCCCGGCGTCGCCTTTGGTGACGACCGCTGCGTGCGCTTTTCCTACGCCCTGGATGATGAAACCCTGATCACGGCCCTGGACTTGGTCCAGAACGCTCTGCTGGACGCGTAA
- a CDS encoding motility protein A: protein MDLATIIGVVLSFGLVISAIMMGSSLFVFVSIPSALIVLGGTVGATLVHYPLGHILGVAGVVRNCFFNQLPKPGDTIGQFLDYANRARKEGILSLEPLLKEIDDAYLRKAMQLTVDGVEPQMIQDIMETEIAYLQERHETGADIFAAMGMYAPALGMIGTVIGLVQMLQSMDDPSAIGPAMAVALITTFYGAVLANLVFNPLSGKLKTRSKEEVLLRELALEGILSISRGENPRIIEEKLNGFLPPKMRSQSD from the coding sequence ATGGATCTGGCGACGATCATCGGGGTAGTGCTTTCTTTTGGGCTGGTCATTTCCGCGATCATGATGGGCAGCAGCCTGTTTGTGTTCGTGTCCATACCTTCGGCCTTGATCGTACTCGGCGGGACCGTCGGGGCGACCCTGGTCCACTACCCGCTGGGACATATTCTCGGCGTGGCCGGTGTGGTCAGGAACTGTTTCTTCAACCAACTGCCCAAGCCCGGCGATACCATCGGCCAGTTTTTGGACTACGCCAACCGGGCGCGCAAGGAGGGGATTCTTTCCCTGGAGCCCTTGCTCAAGGAGATCGACGACGCGTATCTGCGCAAGGCCATGCAGCTCACGGTGGACGGTGTGGAACCCCAAATGATCCAGGATATTATGGAAACGGAAATCGCTTACCTGCAGGAGCGCCATGAGACCGGGGCGGATATTTTCGCGGCCATGGGCATGTACGCGCCGGCCCTGGGGATGATCGGCACGGTCATCGGGCTGGTTCAGATGCTGCAAAGCATGGACGATCCCTCAGCCATCGGGCCGGCCATGGCCGTGGCCTTGATCACCACGTTCTACGGCGCGGTTTTAGCCAACCTGGTCTTCAACCCTCTTTCCGGAAAATTAAAGACCCGCAGCAAAGAGGAAGTGCTGCTCCGGGAATTGGCCCTGGAGGGTATTTTGTCCATTTCTCGGGGAGAAAACCCCAGGATCATTGAAGAAAAGTTGAATGGCTTTCTGCCTCCCAAAATGCGCAGCCAGTCGGACTGA
- a CDS encoding YggS family pyridoxal phosphate-dependent enzyme — MNVTTGVDAHEGEGRTADLPERYARTRREVAELAVRHGRKPEEVRIVAVSKYQPAASVATLAEAGQRDFGENYVQEALAKQREIRRPDLRWHFLGRLQRNKAKYLPGNFILFHGLDNAALALDLHGKFQAKSQVLDVLIQVNLGDEPQKGGVTPEELPALAEHVGGLSGLALRGLMALPPFELDLARKQRLFGELRRLRDAVQRQTGLWLPELSMGTTGDFPQAIAEGATMVRIGTRIFGERPARVSP; from the coding sequence ATGAATGTGACGACGGGAGTGGATGCCCATGAGGGCGAGGGGCGTACGGCGGATTTGCCTGAACGGTATGCGCGAACCCGGCGGGAAGTCGCCGAACTCGCCGTCCGTCATGGCCGAAAGCCGGAGGAGGTCCGGATTGTCGCCGTGTCCAAGTATCAGCCCGCGGCGTCCGTGGCGACCTTGGCGGAAGCGGGGCAGCGCGATTTCGGCGAAAACTACGTCCAGGAGGCGCTGGCCAAGCAGCGGGAAATCCGTCGCCCGGACCTGCGATGGCATTTTTTGGGCAGATTGCAACGCAATAAGGCCAAGTACCTGCCCGGAAACTTTATCCTGTTTCATGGTCTCGACAACGCGGCGTTGGCTTTGGATTTGCATGGGAAATTCCAAGCCAAAAGCCAAGTGCTGGATGTCCTCATTCAGGTGAACCTTGGAGACGAGCCGCAAAAGGGCGGGGTAACTCCGGAAGAGCTTCCGGCTTTGGCGGAGCATGTCGGCGGATTGTCAGGGTTGGCCTTGCGCGGGTTGATGGCGCTGCCGCCCTTTGAATTGGATTTGGCTCGCAAGCAGCGTCTTTTCGGTGAGCTTCGGAGGTTGCGCGACGCCGTTCAGAGGCAAACCGGGTTGTGGTTGCCGGAGCTTTCCATGGGCACGACGGGTGATTTTCCCCAGGCCATTGCCGAAGGGGCGACCATGGTGCGGATCGGGACGCGGATTTTCGGCGAGCGTCCGGCGCGGGTTTCTCCGTGA